The genome window AAGCCTGCTCAGGCATATCGTCATAGTCACCGTTGAGAATGCCCTTAAAGCTGCTGATGGTCTCCTTCAGGGACACGTATTTACCGGGAGAACCGGTGAATACTTCAGCAACGTGGAACGGCTGGGACAGAAAACGCTCGATCTTACGAGCACGGGATACAACCAGCTTGTCATCTTCTGACAGCTCATCCATGCCCAGGATGGCGATGATGTCTTTCAGCTCCTTATAGCGCTGCAGATTGGTCTGCACGCCACGGGCCACTTCGTAATGTTCCGTACCAATAACCAGCGGATCCAGCTGACGTGAGGTGGAATCCAGTGGGTCGATCGCCGGGTAGATACCCTTCGAGGCGATGTCCCGGCTGAGTACCACGGTCGCATCAAGGTGCGAGAACGTTGTCGCTGGTGACGGGTCAGTCAAGTCATCCGCCGGAACGTAGACCGCCTGGATGGACGTGATGGAGCCATTCTTGGTGGAGGTGATCCGCTCCTGGAGCTGGCCCATCTCTTCGGCCAGTGTCGGCTGGTAACCTACCGCGGACGGCATACGGCCCAACAGTGCTGATACCTCGGTACCCGCGAGGGTGTAACGGTAGATGTTGTCAACGAACAACAGTACGTCACGACCTTCGTCACGGAACTTCTCAGCCATGGTGAGACCGGTCAGGGCCACACGCAGACGGTTTCCAGGAGGCTCGTTCATCTGGCCGTAGACCATCGCTACCTTATCAAGGACGTTGGAGTCCTTCATTTCGTAGTAGAAGTCGTTACCTTCACGAGTCCGCTCACCAACACCCGCGAATACAGAGAGACCGGAGTGCTCTTTCGCGATGTTGTTGATCAGCTCCATCATGTTAACGGTCTTGCCTACGCCGGCACCACCGAACAGGCCAACCTTACC of Marinobacter sediminum contains these proteins:
- the atpD gene encoding F0F1 ATP synthase subunit beta; the encoded protein is MSSGQIVQIIGAVIDVEFPRDSVPNVYDALLLEGGETTLEVQQQLGDGIVRTIAMGSTEGLKRGLKAENTGKAISVPVGTQTLGRIMDVLGRPIDEQGDIGEDERWAIHRKAPGYADQAASADLLETGIKVIDLICPFAKGGKVGLFGGAGVGKTVNMMELINNIAKEHSGLSVFAGVGERTREGNDFYYEMKDSNVLDKVAMVYGQMNEPPGNRLRVALTGLTMAEKFRDEGRDVLLFVDNIYRYTLAGTEVSALLGRMPSAVGYQPTLAEEMGQLQERITSTKNGSITSIQAVYVPADDLTDPSPATTFSHLDATVVLSRDIASKGIYPAIDPLDSTSRQLDPLVIGTEHYEVARGVQTNLQRYKELKDIIAILGMDELSEDDKLVVSRARKIERFLSQPFHVAEVFTGSPGKYVSLKETISSFKGILNGDYDDMPEQAFYMVGTIEEAVEKAKEMKSKAEK